Below is a genomic region from Candidatus Baltobacteraceae bacterium.
GAACCGCGTCGACGACGCGATCGCGCAGTTCAACGCGGCATTGCCGGGAACGGACTCGGTCAACGACTTGGTCCAATTGCACGAACGTAAGGGCGATCTCGCGCAGTACGAGAGCGACATGGTTCGGCTCGCGCGCGATTTTCCGACCGATCCGGCGATCCAAGGTGAGCTCGGCCAAGTCTTCGAGGCAATCCGTCAGCCGGCCGAGGCGGAGATCTACTACCGCCGCGCGCTCGATGAAGATCCGCAAAATCTCACCGCCATCAACGGCTTGGGTTTGGTATTGCTCGACCTGCACGAATACGACGAGGCGATCGTGCAATTCAAGCATTGCCTGCTCATCGAGCCGGACTCATACCAGTGCGAGGACAATTTGGCGGCGACCTATCTCGAGGCGAACCGGCCCGACGATGCAAAGCGGACGCTCGATCTCGCCTTTAAACTCGCACCGGAGCGTGCCGAGACATTCGTGAACTACGGCTACTTGGCCGACATGCAGGACGACTGGCAACGCGCGGTCGCACAATACGCCAAAGCGATCGAGTTGTATCCGTATCTGCGCGAAGCGTACATCGATCTCGCGCTCGATTACCAGCGCCGTCAGCTCTACGTCTTGGAACAAGCCGTGCTCATCAAGGGAATCGCTTCCGTGCACGACGACGGACGTCTGCACGTGCTGCTCGGCGACGCGTATGAAGCGCAAGGCGATAAAGCCGATGCGCTCACGCAGTTCCACCTCGCGGAGAAGGGGAGCGATCCGGATGCCGTCGGCATCGCAACCAAGCGTGTGAGCTTACTTCAAGCCACCACCCCGCAATAGATA
It encodes:
- a CDS encoding tetratricopeptide repeat protein, translated to MKLGLSIGAALVALALLVAAPAAADMQLYDNPSLVKSILDGFPADPAGAIRATRERIAAGDMPGAIRRLSAYVMLHPDEIAPKRFLGDLYFRTGQIDRAAFLYQEILEHAPNDRETHNRLGTVYAEENRVDDAIAQFNAALPGTDSVNDLVQLHERKGDLAQYESDMVRLARDFPTDPAIQGELGQVFEAIRQPAEAEIYYRRALDEDPQNLTAINGLGLVLLDLHEYDEAIVQFKHCLLIEPDSYQCEDNLAATYLEANRPDDAKRTLDLAFKLAPERAETFVNYGYLADMQDDWQRAVAQYAKAIELYPYLREAYIDLALDYQRRQLYVLEQAVLIKGIASVHDDGRLHVLLGDAYEAQGDKADALTQFHLAEKGSDPDAVGIATKRVSLLQATTPQ